In the Maribacter sp. MJ134 genome, one interval contains:
- a CDS encoding SDR family oxidoreductase translates to MEVSLKNKKALVGGSSGGIGKAIALQLAESGASVTIMSRSVEKLKRIVANLPTDKGQEHQYLVVDFNDFDAYKTIITNYFEQNYVDILVNNTQGPPAGDPLEKNIADYQQAFDLLFKTTVYTTELALKHMRANSLGRIINVASVSVKEPLSYLALSNTIRAAVTTWAKSLATAVGPDKITVNSILTGYFDTDRIAQLNAKKAEQMGITEAEVLQEMQSRVPLKRIGDPKEYGFLAAFLASDKAAYITGTNIPIDGGLLKSM, encoded by the coding sequence ATGGAAGTATCCTTAAAAAATAAAAAAGCTCTGGTAGGTGGCAGTAGCGGTGGAATTGGCAAGGCAATTGCCCTGCAATTGGCAGAAAGCGGTGCAAGTGTAACGATAATGTCCCGTAGCGTGGAAAAGTTAAAACGTATCGTGGCGAATCTTCCAACGGATAAGGGCCAGGAACATCAATATCTCGTAGTGGATTTCAATGATTTTGATGCCTATAAAACAATTATCACCAACTATTTTGAGCAGAATTATGTTGACATTTTGGTGAACAACACCCAAGGACCGCCTGCCGGAGATCCCTTGGAAAAAAATATCGCAGATTATCAGCAAGCTTTTGATTTACTGTTCAAGACAACGGTATATACTACCGAACTTGCATTAAAACACATGAGAGCCAATTCATTGGGACGCATTATCAACGTGGCTTCGGTTTCCGTAAAAGAACCGCTATCGTATTTGGCGCTATCCAATACCATAAGGGCGGCGGTGACTACTTGGGCAAAGTCACTGGCAACAGCGGTTGGGCCGGATAAAATAACGGTCAACAGTATTCTCACAGGCTATTTTGATACGGACCGTATAGCGCAGCTCAACGCAAAGAAAGCTGAGCAAATGGGCATTACGGAAGCAGAGGTCCTCCAAGAGATGCAATCCCGTGTTCCTTTAAAAAGGATTGGCGACCCAAAGGAATATGGGTTTTTAGCAGCTTTTTTAGCATCGGACAAGGCTGCCTACATTACGGGAACCAATATCCCTATCGATGGCGGTCTATTAAAATCCATGTGA
- a CDS encoding cupin domain-containing protein: MDLSLAEIPSKEIMPGYHGKLVHSETMSIAFWTVEKNAEVPEHSHMNEQIMHVMEGEFEFTLEGKTRTYYPGDIVVIAAHKKHSGRALTACKLLDVFSPAREEYK, from the coding sequence ATGGATTTAAGTCTAGCCGAAATACCCTCTAAGGAGATTATGCCAGGTTACCACGGCAAACTTGTACACAGCGAAACCATGAGCATAGCCTTTTGGACGGTTGAAAAAAATGCTGAAGTACCGGAGCACTCTCATATGAACGAACAGATCATGCATGTGATGGAAGGTGAGTTTGAATTTACCTTAGAAGGAAAGACAAGAACCTACTATCCAGGAGATATCGTAGTCATTGCAGCACATAAAAAACACAGCGGAAGAGCCTTAACAGCCTGTAAACTATTAGACGTTTTCAGTCCAGCAAGAGAGGAATATAAATAA